The following are from one region of the Halarcobacter sp. genome:
- a CDS encoding cytochrome c peroxidase gives MKNLKFYSVIIAIIFFSGCTNTAPTKENIAKKIKDKEQLGQVLFFDKNLSKNRTQSCSTCHNPEHGFTDDRDNTVNKMASMGDDGKSLGDRQAPSAAYAMFSPKFHYDEKNKKYIGGQFWDGREATLAGQAGGPPLNPIEMGMPDKKSVVERLKENPYYVKTLKAIYGDDIFKSDEKAYFAMTDSIEKFEMTKEFAPFDSKYDRYLEGKYDLTPLEDLGRSLFFSNNNNSCATCHVLKGEDKKGETFTNYEYHNIGVPANPDLRAKNGVKATDNGLLANPNVTDENQKGKYKVPTLRNVAVTAPYMHNGVFKDLRTVVEFYDKYNNQDRKINPETGKPWAKPEVKETISLDELKANKQNDRKVDALVAFMKLLTDKRYEHLLEK, from the coding sequence ATGAAAAATTTAAAATTTTATAGTGTTATTATTGCAATTATATTTTTTAGTGGATGTACAAATACAGCACCTACAAAAGAAAATATAGCAAAAAAAATTAAAGATAAAGAACAATTAGGTCAGGTGCTATTTTTTGATAAGAATCTATCTAAAAATAGAACTCAATCATGCTCAACTTGTCATAATCCTGAACATGGTTTTACAGATGATAGGGATAATACAGTTAATAAAATGGCATCAATGGGTGATGATGGAAAATCTTTAGGTGATAGACAAGCACCAAGTGCAGCATATGCTATGTTTAGTCCAAAGTTTCATTATGATGAAAAAAATAAAAAATATATTGGTGGACAATTTTGGGATGGTAGAGAAGCAACCCTAGCAGGACAAGCAGGTGGACCGCCACTTAATCCTATTGAAATGGGAATGCCTGATAAAAAAAGTGTTGTTGAAAGACTAAAAGAAAACCCATATTATGTGAAAACTTTAAAAGCTATTTATGGAGATGATATATTTAAATCTGATGAAAAAGCTTATTTTGCCATGACAGATTCAATAGAAAAATTTGAGATGACAAAAGAGTTTGCACCTTTTGATTCTAAATATGACAGATATTTAGAAGGAAAATATGATTTAACACCTTTAGAAGATTTAGGAAGATCACTATTTTTCTCTAATAACAATAACTCTTGTGCAACTTGTCATGTTTTAAAAGGTGAAGATAAAAAAGGTGAAACATTTACAAATTATGAATATCATAATATTGGAGTACCTGCAAATCCAGATTTAAGAGCGAAAAATGGTGTAAAAGCTACTGATAATGGCTTATTAGCAAATCCAAATGTTACAGATGAGAATCAAAAAGGAAAATATAAAGTTCCAACACTTAGGAATGTTGCTGTAACTGCACCATATATGCATAATGGGGTTTTCAAAGATTTAAGAACAGTTGTAGAGTTTTATGATAAATATAATAATCAAGATAGAAAAATTAATCCAGAAACTGGAAAACCATGGGCAAAGCCTGAAGTTAAGGAAACAATATCTTTAGATGAATTAAAAGCTAATAAACAAAATGATAGAAAAGTAGATGCACTAGTTGCATTTATGAAGCTTTTAACTGATAAAAGATATGAACATCTCTTAGAAAAATAA
- a CDS encoding sterol desaturase family protein has translation MDNFLVLEYLIDPGRRTYWIYLASSIAIGIIFIYFNKRYRKIAFSSKLWLHPSSKLDYYYFILSYFIKMLLIIPIVISAKTVALWVNKHLYYNFGFNQIQDVSYETTIALYTITLFVVSDFTRYWIHRFLHTIPILWEFHKVHHSAKVLNPLTFYRVHPVENILFGFRYSLSIGLVTGVFIYFFGSKVGLYEVLGANIFIFVFSLFGSNLRHSHIPFAYFEWIEKWFISPKQHQIHHSKKYFDKNYGSYLAVWDRLFGSLTLSKEVKVLKFGLRKEQMNNYKSITNIIVYPFINLLRRRS, from the coding sequence ATGGATAATTTTTTAGTATTAGAGTATTTGATAGATCCAGGAAGACGTACATACTGGATATATCTTGCATCTTCAATTGCAATTGGGATAATATTTATTTATTTTAATAAAAGATATAGAAAAATAGCTTTTAGTTCTAAACTTTGGTTACATCCAAGTTCAAAACTTGATTATTACTATTTTATTTTGTCGTATTTTATAAAAATGTTATTGATTATTCCAATAGTAATTAGTGCAAAAACTGTAGCTTTGTGGGTAAATAAACATCTGTATTACAATTTTGGCTTTAACCAAATACAAGATGTTTCTTATGAGACTACAATCGCTTTATATACTATTACTTTATTTGTTGTAAGTGATTTTACTAGATACTGGATACATAGGTTCTTGCATACTATTCCAATTTTATGGGAATTTCACAAAGTTCACCATAGTGCAAAAGTATTAAACCCTTTAACTTTTTATAGGGTACACCCTGTAGAAAATATTCTTTTTGGATTTAGATATTCATTAAGTATTGGATTAGTTACTGGTGTATTTATATATTTCTTTGGTTCAAAGGTTGGATTATATGAAGTTTTAGGTGCAAATATATTTATCTTTGTATTTTCACTTTTTGGTTCAAACCTAAGACATTCTCATATACCTTTTGCTTATTTTGAATGGATTGAAAAATGGTTTATTTCACCAAAACAGCACCAAATACACCATAGCAAAAAATATTTTGATAAAAACTATGGAAGTTACTTAGCTGTTTGGGACAGACTATTTGGATCTTTAACTCTTTCAAAAGAGGTAAAGGTTTTAAAATTTGGATTAAGAAAAGAACAAATGAATAATTATAAATCTATTACAAATATAATAGTTTATCCATTTATTAATTTATTAAGAAGGAGAAGTTAA